The Microcaecilia unicolor chromosome 13, aMicUni1.1, whole genome shotgun sequence genome has a window encoding:
- the LOC115482438 gene encoding fibroblast growth factor receptor homolog 1-like isoform X3, translated as MAVSKREENIPQSTLVISQPLLLTKPDPQTRWQPLQEMRSSVRTWRQKQSVLRSWSSSFSQTPSYSLQDVSLLEMIKDGKQGRFYRAKMSHGNCKGHKLITCKVIKEGVSLKRFELEVSILKKVGYHKHVLQLLDWEVAQRPYMLFLENVSFGTLRKFLRINRVQLTDNENLQSLLTVVAYHVALGMEHISNKMVLHRDLALRNILIGSFPYECKITEFGLASDLFNYRSSWKHYKSEVPLRWYPPEYFREKAYHLKSEVWSYGILLWEMETLGCSPYPDLDSAEEVMFHVCNGYRMRKPRGCRDEIYKLMEQCWTENARQRPSFSEIAKYLEDIVEEDAVRYSVTLHILHQCDVSMAEMKVLIRFVFLLRIIYRWKKARQYATLCRGDLYSSKSHPQDSHSPLEG; from the exons ATGGCTGTCTCTAAAAGAGAGGAAAATATTCCGCAGTCAACACTGGTCATCAGTCAGCCACTTCTACTTACAAAACCTGATCCACAAACCAGGTGGCAGCCATTGCAGGAGATGCGTTCATCTGTCCGAACCTGGAGACAAAAACAGAGTGTTCTC AGGTCCTGGTCTTCATCATTTTCACAGACCCCCTCATATAGCCTGCAAGATGTGTCCCTGCTGGAGATGATAAAGGATGGAAAGCAAGGACGTTTCTACCGAGCCAAGATGAGCCACGGGAACTGTAAGGGACACAAACTTATCACTTGCAAGGTTATCAAGGAAG gAGTATCTTTGAAGAGATTTGAGTTGGAGGTTTCAATCCTGAAGAAAGTTGGATACCATAAACACGTGCTGCAGCTTTTAGACTGGGAAGTGGCGCAAA GGCCTTACATGCTGTTCCTTGAGAATGTCAGCTTTGGAACTCTGAGGAAATTCCTACGTATCAATCGAGTGCAACTTACGGACAATGAGAACCTGCAGAGCCTGCTGACTGTGGTTGCCTATCACGTTGCCCTTGGCATGGAACACATCAGCAACAAAATG GTACTACACCGGGATCTAGCGCTCAGGAATATCCTGATTGGTTCTTTCCCTTATGAATGCAAAATCACAGAGTTTGGACTGGCCAGTGACTTGTTCAATTACAGGAGCAGCTGGAAACATTAcaag TCTGAGGTTCCCTTGCGCTGGTATCCACCTGAGTACTTCAGAGAAAAAGCGTATCATCTGAAAAGTGAGGTGTGGTCCTATGGCATTCTGCTCTGGGAAATGGAAACACTGG GCTGCTCACCATACCCGGACTTGGATAGTGCCGAGGAGGTTATGTTTCATGTCTGCAATGGATACAGAATGAGAAAACCCAGAGGATGTAGAGATGAGAT ATATAAATTGATGGAGCAATGCTGGACAGAAAATGCACGTCAGCGTCCTTCCTTCTCAGAGATTGCCAAGTACCTGGAGGATATTGTAGAAGAGGATGCGGTGAGATATTCAGTGACGCTACATATTTTGCACCAGTGTGATGTCTCCATGGCTGAAATGAAGGTTCTGATTAGATTTGTTTTCTTGCTCAGGATTATATACAGGTGGAAGAAAGCAAGACAATATGCCACCCTTTGCAGGGGTGATCTCTACAGCTCAAAGTCACACCCTCAGGACAGCCATTCGCCCCTGGAGGGATAA